The Anastrepha ludens isolate Willacy chromosome X, idAnaLude1.1, whole genome shotgun sequence genome includes a window with the following:
- the LOC128869983 gene encoding uncharacterized protein LOC128869983, which produces MIDTVSAVYDSLLSLGGDKLISNAMLVHIVMSKVDPTTRLKWEEQLDYDKLPLRAECEAMLNKRYQHLSAEEASSSQQRPNNEDTRQKTKNPLPICLHCGSKDHYLTACPKFQALTALKRFEFAKSISMSINCLRKGHTVSKCKADRCGVCNRSHNNMLHQYPISFETVPQPSTSQAMHISSLPDRVILARAVVYVKASSGVYVQARALLDSGSQVNFTTEELMQKLRIRKEKFALNIVGICNSSKKVQGKLKTYIKSRINSFEFSADFWVTRSISVNHPDRTVNTNGWKIPQNIEQADPSFYKCHKIDILLGAEIFFDLLSVGQIRTSPRQPTLQNTVLGWIISGSYATNNSSSAQVSSTLCQFEESVGSIDAIIRKFWELEEITAQVNSTQLTPEQAKCEAFFSKTTQVLPCGRLQVRLSFKTDRKLLAHSYETAARRFQALERRTLKDPVLRKMYLDFMHEYLELRHMSPKNNRLPSEPHYFILHQCVLRPQSTTTKLRVVFDASSRSSTQVALNEALMVGPIVQEELFTTLLRFRLHKYAMTADITKMYRQILVHEGDRNFQLIVWRQDPSKHLKIFRLNSVTYGTAPAPLLATRWLQMLSDKNKAKYPLGSKVIPNEFYVDDLLTGSNSMESLTQIHQEVTTILESAGLKLAKWFSNHTSSSDSESLQKLLHLSDTDSTKTLGIHRQPKDDIFRLILEDNFSELRATKRNILSVSARVFVPLGLLAPLVTKAKI; this is translated from the coding sequence ATGATTGATACAGTGTCTGCAGTATATGACTCCCTTTTATCGCTGGGTGGCGATAAGCTCATTTCAAATGCGATGTTGGTTCACATAGTCATGTCGAAGGTTGATCCCACTACTCGGTTAAAGTGGGAGGAGCAACTTGACTATGATAAGCTGCCGCTGAGGGCTGAGTGTGAAGCTATGCTAAATAAAAGGTACCAGCATTTATCAGCTGAAGAAGCTTCCTCATCCCAACAAAGGCCAAACAATGAAGATACgcggcagaaaacaaaaaatccactGCCGATTTGCCTTCACTGTGGTTCTAAGGACCATTATTTGACAGCTTGTCCAAAATTCCAAGCGCTTACTGcacttaaaagatttgaatttgcaaaatcTATTTCCATGAGCATAAATTGCTTGCGCAAGGGACATACGGTCTCAAAGTGCAAAGCAGATCGCTGTGGTGTATGCAACCGTTCGCATAACAACATGCTGCATCAATATCCGATCTCCTTTGAGACCGTGCCGCAACCTTCGACGTCACAGGCCATGCATATTAGCAGCCTGCCTGACCGAGTCATATTAGCTAGAGCCGTAGTTTATGTAAAGGCCAGCTCCGGTGTTTACGTGCAAGCGCGAGCTCTACTTGACTCCGGTTCTCAAGTCAACTTTACGACCGAAGAGCTTATGCAGAAATTGCGAATccgaaaagaaaaattcgctCTAAATATAGTTGGAATTTGTAATTCAAGTAAAAAGGTCCAAGGCAAACTAAAAACCTATATAAAATCGAGGATCAACAGTTTTGAGTTTTCTGCGGACTTTTGGGTAACGCGTTCGATATCAGTCAATCACCCAGATCGGACTGTAAACACAAATGGCTGGAAAATCCCACAAAATATTGAACAAGCTGACCCAAGTTTCTACAAATGTCATAAAATAGACATACTTTTAGGAGCTGAAATATTCTTTGATCTGTTATCGGTGGGTCAGATCAGAACCAGCCCAAGGCAGCCAACGCTGCAAAACACAGTGCTAGGCTGGATAATTTCAGGCAGCTATGCCACAAATAATAGCTCCAGTGCCCAAGTAAGTAGCACATTATGTCAATTTGAAGAAAGTGTTGGTAGCATTGATGCAATAATTCGAAAATTCTGGGAATTGGAAGAAATTACTGCACAAGTAAATTCCACACAACTGACTCCAGAGCAGGCTAAATGTGaggcatttttttcgaaaaccacaCAGGTTTTACCATGTGGAAGGCTTCAAGTCAGACTGTCTTTCAAAACCGACCGTAAATTACTCGCTCATTCGTATGAAACCGCAGCTCGGCGGTTTCAGGCCCTGGAGAGAAGGACGCTTAAAGATCCAGTACTGCGTAAAATGTACCTCGACTTCATGCATGAGTATCTCGAATTGCGGCATATGAGTCCAAAAAATAATCGACTCCCGAGTGAGCCGCACTATTTCATTCTGCACCAGTGTGTGTTAAGACCGCAGAGCACAACTACCAAGTTGCGCGTAGTTTTTGATGCTTCGAGTCGGTCATCAACACAAGTTGCGTTGAATGAAGCCTTGATGGTCGGACCGATCGTTCAAGAGGAGCTTTTTACGACCCTCCTTCGCTTCCGATTGCACAAATATGCCATGACTGCCGACATCACGAAGATGTATCGTCAAATATTGGTGCACGAAGGCGACAGGAACTTCCAGCTCATAGTGTGGAGACAGGATCCATCGaagcatttgaaaatatttcgacTAAACTCCGTAACATACGGCACAGCGCCTGCACCATTACTCGCCACACGGTGGCTGCAAATGCTAAGCgacaaaaataaagccaaatatccGCTCGGTTCCAAAGTCATTCCTAATGAATTTTACGTCGACGACCTATTAACAGGATCCAACAGTATGGAAAGCCTCACCCAGATACATCAGGAAGTAACTACAATTTTAGAATCAGCAGGCCTGAAATTAGCAAAGTGGTTTTCCAATCATACAAGCTCATCGGATAGTGAGAGtctccaaaaattattgcatCTCAGCGATACTGACTCTACCAAAACGCTGGGAATACACAGGCAGCCGAAAGATGACATTTTTCGCTTAATTCTGGAAGATAATTTTAGCGAGCTGCGAGCAACGAAACGTAATATTTTATCAGTTTCCGCTCGCGTCTTTGTCCCTCTTGGTTTGTTAGCCCCGCTAGTcaccaaagctaaaatttaa
- the LOC128869981 gene encoding uncharacterized protein LOC128869981, with product MYCDNATNFVGAERKLSQLREAFLAQKEEILQYAADEGFIFAFISPRAPHFGGLWEAAVKSAKHLLMRAVGNALLTAEETATHLVPTARTTQQRPQRRRGANAGASTNRLPLASFATGEGTRQPQPLLRETAACLLSQATILARVVEKLPSEASAVQQMGAPPAQRPTRPTRRRPRRQRTTAAMGAGSSNRNHSRSGRH from the coding sequence ATGTATTGCGACAACGCGACGAACTTTGTGGGAGCAGAGAGGAAGCTGAGTCAGCTCCGGGAAGCCTTTCTGGCACAGAAAGAGGAGATTCTCCAATACGCCGCCGACGAAGGATTCATCTTCGCCTTCATATCTCCGAGGGCACCCCACTTCGGCGGCCTGTGGGAAGCAGCAGTGAAGTCGGCTAAACATCTGCTGATGCGCGCCGTAGGCAACGCGCTGTTAACCGCCGAAGAAACCGCAACGCATCTCGTCCCGACCGCTCGCACCACTCAGCAACGACCCCAACGACGCCGAGGCGCTAACGCCGGCGCATCTACTAATCGGTTGCCCCTTGCGAGCTTTGCCACCGGAGAAGGTACCCGTCAACCGCAGCCGCTGCTTAGAGAGACGGCAGCTTGTTTGCTCTCTCAAGCAACAATTTTGGCGCGCGTGGTCGAAAAGCTACCTTCTGAAGCTTCAGCAGTGCAACAAATGGGTGCACCTCCAGCCCAACGTCCAACCAGGCCAACTCGTCGTCGTCCACGAAGACAACGCACCACCGCAGCAATGGGTGCTGGGTCGAGTAATCGCAACCATTCCCGGAGCGGACGGCATTGA